The Argentina anserina chromosome 3, drPotAnse1.1, whole genome shotgun sequence genome includes a region encoding these proteins:
- the LOC126789276 gene encoding protein GAMETOPHYTE DEFECTIVE 1, protein MIYVLNLHKPFSKTLRNQLQNFEPPLSSVLQRAMGFFDLGIPYTDLPPLPDRSTRAKLVTKALELGYAGVAYNRTIKGVMSDRDRCSIPLLTLPSLLKLSPHLTSSVAFHRDLLSVPRATPFRQYTRLTVCAETPAQAQALNYGNPVLKTYDLVAVKPMNQSAFEQACEKLEVDIIAIDFSESLPFRLKQHLVKAAMERNVYFEITYAGFIADVRTRRQIITNAKLLVDWTRGRNIIISSAAPTANEFRGPYDVANLMSLLGLSVERAKAAVSRNCRTLISNAMRKKHYHKEAIRVEVLPSGQEIDKPWSSDSFNWDPISSGEGDLLLDDLAKAFSNSSTKATKTVKSTNFASVVDSMPSLGFQVKDDKSGPSVGVAHALPTQKNIFSNLQLSAQSIAADGVQEQFVLCDTLLKRQRFKSEHSQKWYAACDTKAVNNVVEIEDPAMDTRAGANSPDETDAITIEILNAQSQKSDVANAINEVMDIEICASTGAEPMNSAESMGIKTEIYDVQLLNSVTAETFRDAMEIEAPITTGAETKNPDGIDGFATEIQNVQQRSMTDCQLNVHAVDIGLSVACNPDSEVEVPTNYQDSEIPCPHYEETDSVNIGDTQSDLVDAILTGKEKEFLPLGSVLDNSIPEMDELRESEDDAVALALSSQVPVLDSNDEMTVNDDFSVANHGTAVVIRDEQEHGKADGSLSYSALVQSDLGKSKARRKKPHQVGFLPLKRLLYATPFKKVQKSKRRHKKA, encoded by the exons ATGATTTATGTCCTAAACCTCCACAAACCCTTTTCCAAAACCCTCCGAAATCAactccaaaatttcgagccccCGCTCTCCTCAGTACTCCAGAGAGCCATGGGCTTCTTCGACCTGGGCATACCCTACACCGACCTCCCGCCGCTGCCTGACCGCTCAACACGCGCCAAGCTCGTCACCAAGGCCCTCGAGCTCGGCTACGCCGGCGTCGCCTACAACCGTACGATCAAAGGCGTCATGTCCGATCGCGACCGTTGCTCCATCCCCCTCCTCACTCTCCCTTCCCTCCTCAAACTCTCCCCCCACCTCACCTCTTCCGTCGCCTTCCACCGCGACCTCCTCTCCGTCCCACGCGCCACCCCCTTCCGCCAGTACACGCGCCTCACCGTCTGCGCCGAAACCCCTGCCCAGGCCCAGGCCCTCAACTACGGCAACCCCGTTTTGAAGACCTACGATCTGGTCGCCGTCAAGCCGATGAACCAGTCGGCTTTCGAACAGGCCTGTGAGAAATTGGAG GTAGATATAATTGCGATTGATTTTTCGGAGAGTTTGCCGTTTCGATTGAAGCAGCACCTTGTTAAAGCTGCCATGGAG CGGAATGTGTATTTTGAGATCACGTATGCCGGGTTTATTGCCGATGTTCGAACTAGAAGGCAAATTATAACCAATGCTAAG TTACTTGTAGATTGGACTCGAGGAAGGAATATTATTATCTCTAGTGCTGCCCCAACTGCAAATGAATTTAGAGGGCCATATGATGTTGCAAACTTAATGTCATTGCTTGGTCTCTCTGTGGAACGAGCTAAAGCAGCTGTCTCAAGAAATTGTAG GACTCTTATATCTAATGCTATGAGGAAAAAACATTATCATAAGGAGGCTATCAGAGTTGAAGTACTACCATCAGGTCAAGAAATTGACAAACCGTGGTCTAGTGACTCTTTTAATTGGGATCCCATCTCTAGTGGTGAAGGTGATTTGCTTTTAGATGATTTGGCAAAGGCTTTCAGTAATTCCAGCACTAAAGCAACCAAAACAGTCAAAAGCACTAATTTTGCTTCGGTTGTTGACAGCATGCCATCACTTGGATTTCAAGTCAAGGATGATAAATCAGGACCTAGTGTGGGTGTGGCACATGCATTGCCAACTCAGAAAAACATTTTTTCTAATCTCCAGTTAAGTGCACAATCAATTGCAGCTGATGGAGTGCAAGAACAATTTGTTTTATGTGATACCCTGTTGAAGCGGCAAAGGTTCAAAAGTGAACATTCTCAGAAATGGTATGCAGCTTGTGATACCAAAGCTGTTAACAATGTTGTTGAAATTGAAGATCCTGCGATGGACACTAGAGCCGGCGCAAATAGTCCAGATGAAACAGATGCAATTACTATAGAAATTCTAAATGCACAATCACAGAAGTCTGATGTTGCAAATGCTATTAATGAAGTTATGGACATTGAAATTTGTGCAAGCACTGGAGCAGAACCTATGAATTCAGCTGAATCAATGGGGATTAAAACAGAAATTTATGATGTGCAATTGCTGAATTCTGTGACTGCCGAAACTTTTAGAGATGCTATGGAAATTGAAGCTCCAATAACCACTGGAGCGGAAACAAAGAATCCAGATGGAATAGATGGGTTTGCTACAGAAATCCAAAATGTGCAACAAAGGAGTATGACTGATTGCCAATTGAATGTTCATGCAGTAGACATCGGGTTGAGTGTTGCTTGTAATCCTGATTCTGAAGTTGAAGTTCCTACTAATTATCAAGACAGTGAAATTCCTTGTCCTCATTATGAAGAGACTGATAGTGTTAACATTGGTGATACACAAAGTGATCTAGTGGATGCAATTTTAACAggtaaagaaaaagaatttttGCCTCTTGGTTCAGTATTGGATAATAGTATCCCAGAAATGGATGAATTGAGGGAATCTGAAGATGATGCAGTTGCACTTGCACTTTCAAGTCAGGTCCCTGTTCTTGATTCTAATGATGAGATGACAGTAAATGATGATTTTTCGGTTGCAAATCACGGTACAGCAGTGGTGATAAGGGATGAGCAAGAACATGGGAAGGCTGATGGTTCATTGAGCTATTCAGCCTTGGTTCAGTCTGATTTAG GGAAGTCCAAGGCTAGAAGGAAGAAACCTCATCAGGTGGGATTTCTTCCTCTCAAGCGATTACTGTATGCTACACCTTTTAAGAAGGTTCAGAAAAGTAAAAGGAGACATAAGAAGGCGTAG